A stretch of the Vitis riparia cultivar Riparia Gloire de Montpellier isolate 1030 chromosome 13, EGFV_Vit.rip_1.0, whole genome shotgun sequence genome encodes the following:
- the LOC117929019 gene encoding replication protein A 14 kDa subunit B-like yields MDTSSPAVFVNAELLRTYVGQKVRAVVQVIGFDGGVVTGKSVDDQQLIIKGSPPSVPVMNYIEVIGIADSNQSIRAEIWTNFGSTFDTHSYNQLCLLANGEFKSLFL; encoded by the exons ATGGATACATCAAGCCCTGCAGTGTTTGTCAATGCAGAGTTGTTGCGAACGTATGTAGGGCAGAAGGTTAGGGCTGTGGTTCAAGTTATTGGATTTGATGGAGGCGTTGTGACCGGAAAATCTGTGGATGACCAGCAATTGATTATTAAGGGCTCTCCCCCATCTGTTCCTGTAATGAACTATATTGAGGTGATTGGCATTGCTGACAGTAATCAGTCCATTCGCGCTGAAATATGGACTAACTTCGGTAGCACATTTG ACACACATTCATATAATCAGTTATGCCTGCTTGCAAATGGGGAATTTAAAAGTCTGTTCCTGTAG